The Lacrimispora xylanolytica genome has a segment encoding these proteins:
- a CDS encoding threonine aldolase family protein, with protein sequence MYSFNNDYSEGAHPKILEAMIQANLIQNGGYGLDDHCSHARELIREEIGQIDSDIHFITGGTQTNLITIAAALRPWQAVISTDKGHINVHETGAIEATGHKVIAMPSNDGKLTPADILKALEDHTTEHMVQPKMVYISNSTEIGTQYTKAELESLHHICRQKDLYLFLDGARLGSALTSPINDVTISDIAKLTDAFYIGGTKNGALFGEALIILHKDLKQDLRFLIKQRGAMMAKGWLLGIQFEELFQNNLFYDLAAHANEMATLLRDGISSCGFSFYSDSMTNQLFPIFPDKLIEKLEKDFLFSIQERFDNNHSAIRLVTSWATKEEACREFIKTLKDNIQE encoded by the coding sequence ATGTACAGCTTTAATAACGATTACAGCGAAGGCGCACACCCAAAGATACTGGAAGCCATGATCCAGGCTAACTTAATCCAGAATGGAGGATACGGCCTTGATGACCACTGCAGCCATGCCAGAGAACTCATCCGTGAGGAAATTGGACAAATAGATAGTGACATTCATTTTATCACAGGTGGTACCCAGACCAACTTAATAACCATAGCAGCGGCTCTCCGCCCCTGGCAGGCTGTGATCTCAACAGATAAGGGACACATCAATGTGCATGAAACCGGCGCCATTGAAGCCACAGGGCATAAGGTCATTGCCATGCCAAGTAACGATGGCAAGCTGACTCCCGCTGATATTTTAAAGGCTCTGGAGGACCATACCACAGAGCATATGGTACAGCCTAAAATGGTCTACATCTCAAACTCTACAGAAATAGGAACTCAATATACCAAAGCTGAATTAGAGTCCCTTCATCATATCTGCCGCCAGAAAGATTTATATCTGTTCCTTGACGGTGCACGTTTAGGCTCTGCCCTGACAAGCCCAATCAACGACGTAACAATTTCCGATATTGCAAAACTTACCGATGCATTTTATATTGGAGGAACCAAAAATGGCGCCCTCTTTGGGGAAGCCCTCATTATCCTTCATAAAGATTTAAAGCAGGACTTGCGTTTTCTTATAAAGCAGCGTGGCGCAATGATGGCAAAAGGCTGGCTTCTTGGAATCCAGTTTGAGGAGCTGTTTCAAAATAACCTTTTCTATGACCTGGCTGCACATGCCAATGAGATGGCGACCCTGTTGCGAGATGGTATTTCTTCCTGTGGTTTCTCCTTTTATTCAGACTCCATGACTAACCAGCTCTTTCCCATTTTTCCTGATAAATTGATTGAAAAGCTTGAAAAGGATTTTCTATTTTCCATTCAGGAACGCTTTGATAACAACCACTCTGCCATCCGACTGGTTACTTCATGGGCAACCAAAGAAGAGGCCTGCAGAGAATTTATCAAGACACTAAAAGACAATATTCAGGAATAA
- a CDS encoding threonine/serine exporter family protein produces the protein MVMQTIGAFFAVISFALVLELPKKYVVLAGGIGAAGWLSYLLVDTAAGSVTAAAFLSTLLVALASHVSARIFKAPVTVFLVAGILPSVPGASIYRSVSYVISNDPELSSHYLVQTLQISGAIAMAIFIMDSLFRLIQKK, from the coding sequence ATGGTAATGCAGACAATTGGTGCGTTCTTTGCGGTTATCAGCTTTGCTCTGGTTTTGGAGCTGCCGAAGAAGTATGTGGTTTTAGCAGGAGGAATTGGTGCTGCAGGCTGGCTTTCCTATCTTTTGGTGGACACCGCAGCAGGCTCGGTCACAGCTGCGGCATTTTTATCCACGCTTTTGGTTGCTCTGGCAAGCCATGTATCGGCCCGCATTTTTAAAGCCCCAGTCACAGTCTTCTTAGTGGCAGGTATTCTGCCTTCTGTGCCTGGAGCTTCTATTTACAGGAGTGTTTCCTATGTAATAAGCAATGATCCGGAGCTTTCCAGTCATTATCTGGTTCAGACGCTGCAGATCTCAGGTGCGATTGCTATGGCGATTTTCATTATGGATTCTTTGTTCCGATTGATACAGAAGAAGTAA
- the feoB gene encoding ferrous iron transport protein B: protein MNDGNQEIRVGFVGNPNCGKTTLFNAFTGARLKVANWPGVTVERMEGMTSYKGIPIRVIDTPGIYSLSCYTLEEKVTRKCLEDGEVDVIVNVLDASSLERNLYLTLQLLELNIPVVLALNMIDIVEERGMEINLPKLSDMLGGISVAAVSARNRSGLKELLSAVVNPNKNPQKVPVVTYTPKIENKISKIQTILKANDKSLDNIRWYAIKYLEHDEKIMTEHPIQLDHMIDQNYEKEIISQKYNRIEEIIKACLVKKEQGAQRTDAADRFMTHPILGVPIFLGIMALVFFLTFTVGDFLKGYFEIALDYVSVFIRQLMIGIHASGWITSLVVDGIIAGVGGILTFLPNIFILFLALAFLEDSGYMARVAYVMNEIMGRVGLSGKAFLPMLLGFGCTVPAVMAARALPSERDRKRTILITPFMSCSARLPIYVLFSEMFFPDHALMVAYSLYLVGLLVAIGIAFGSRRLLGRGEEDVLLIELPEYKAPNGRTIGIYVWDKVKDYLSKAGTTIFLATIVLWFVLNGGPSGFVTDVENSFAAMIGRTLVPVLRPAGLGDWRIAVALISGLSAKEVVVSSFSVLFGVNNINSAAGMSNLLGSLGSFGFNGVNAYAFMIFCLLYSPCIAAVATIKKETGSLSWTIGMVLFQIFIAWGAAVLVFQIGSLIL from the coding sequence ATGAATGACGGTAACCAGGAAATACGCGTTGGATTTGTGGGAAACCCAAACTGTGGAAAAACCACTTTATTTAATGCATTTACGGGAGCCAGATTAAAGGTGGCTAACTGGCCGGGAGTTACGGTTGAACGAATGGAAGGAATGACCAGTTATAAAGGCATTCCCATACGTGTCATTGACACGCCTGGAATTTACAGCCTGTCCTGCTATACCTTAGAAGAGAAGGTAACAAGAAAGTGCCTGGAAGATGGTGAGGTTGACGTTATTGTTAACGTTTTAGATGCTTCGTCTCTGGAGAGAAATTTATATCTCACGCTTCAGTTATTGGAGCTTAATATTCCTGTGGTACTTGCATTAAATATGATAGATATTGTGGAAGAGAGGGGAATGGAAATAAACCTCCCTAAGCTGTCTGATATGCTTGGTGGAATTTCAGTGGCAGCTGTTTCTGCAAGAAACCGGAGCGGGCTAAAAGAACTTTTATCCGCAGTGGTTAATCCGAATAAGAATCCGCAGAAAGTACCGGTAGTCACTTATACTCCTAAAATTGAAAATAAGATATCAAAAATACAAACCATTTTAAAAGCCAATGATAAAAGCCTGGATAATATAAGATGGTATGCTATAAAGTATTTAGAGCATGATGAAAAGATTATGACGGAGCATCCGATTCAGCTGGACCATATGATTGACCAGAACTATGAAAAGGAGATTATCAGCCAGAAATATAACCGCATTGAGGAAATAATAAAAGCATGTCTTGTTAAAAAAGAACAGGGAGCGCAGCGAACGGATGCTGCCGACCGGTTTATGACACATCCGATTCTGGGAGTACCTATTTTTCTTGGAATCATGGCACTTGTTTTCTTTCTCACATTTACGGTGGGAGATTTTCTTAAGGGATATTTTGAGATTGCCCTTGATTATGTTTCTGTGTTCATAAGACAGCTTATGATTGGGATTCACGCTTCTGGCTGGATTACTTCATTGGTGGTGGATGGAATCATAGCCGGTGTTGGAGGTATCCTTACATTCCTGCCCAATATATTTATCCTGTTTCTGGCGTTGGCCTTTTTGGAGGACAGCGGATATATGGCAAGAGTGGCTTATGTCATGAATGAAATTATGGGACGGGTGGGATTGTCTGGCAAAGCATTTCTTCCTATGCTTCTTGGATTTGGCTGTACCGTGCCAGCTGTTATGGCAGCCAGAGCCCTTCCAAGTGAGAGGGACAGAAAGAGAACCATTCTTATTACGCCTTTTATGTCATGCTCAGCCAGGCTGCCTATTTACGTGCTATTTTCTGAAATGTTTTTTCCGGATCATGCATTGATGGTCGCCTATTCTCTTTATTTGGTGGGACTTTTAGTTGCCATTGGTATTGCTTTTGGATCCCGCCGTCTGCTAGGAAGGGGAGAGGAAGACGTACTTCTTATCGAGCTTCCGGAATACAAAGCTCCCAATGGAAGAACGATTGGGATTTATGTATGGGATAAGGTAAAGGATTACTTAAGCAAAGCGGGAACAACTATATTTCTTGCTACCATTGTTTTGTGGTTCGTATTAAATGGAGGTCCGTCTGGTTTCGTTACAGATGTGGAAAATAGCTTTGCAGCTATGATCGGGCGTACTCTTGTGCCTGTGCTTCGACCGGCAGGACTTGGAGACTGGAGAATCGCTGTAGCACTCATCTCAGGGCTTTCTGCCAAAGAGGTAGTAGTATCCAGCTTTTCTGTTTTATTTGGTGTCAACAATATAAACTCGGCAGCAGGAATGAGCAATCTGCTTGGAAGCCTTGGAAGCTTTGGTTTTAATGGTGTGAATGCTTATGCGTTCATGATCTTTTGCCTGCTTTACTCTCCCTGTATTGCTGCAGTTGCAACAATTAAGAAGGAAACCGGCTCTTTAAGCTGGACGATTGGTATGGTTCTCTTTCAGATTTTTATTGCCTGGGGAGCCGCTGTACTGGTATTTCAGATTGGAAGTCTTATCTTATAA
- the ftsX gene encoding permease-like cell division protein FtsX, translating into MRISTFWYCLKQGVNNICRNILFSLASIATVSACIFLFCLFFSIVINVQHVIKNTEGTVGITVFFEAGLDKNKITAIGNQIKAREEVKEVKFISAEEAWAEAKEAYFGDMQDLAEGFEEDNPLANSSSYTVYLKDLVDQDKVVDWLKGIEGVRKVNYSRTAAEGMNSLNKVIGVLSMLIIGILLAVAIFLISNTISVAAAFRKNENHIMKLIGATDYMIRAPFVVEGVIIGLIGASIPLIAIYFLYRSTVEYVVTKFSILSGLFQFLPVEAIFPYMAVTALSLGLGIGFFVSFFTIRKHLKV; encoded by the coding sequence ATGAGAATTAGTACATTTTGGTACTGCTTAAAGCAGGGCGTTAATAATATATGCAGGAACATTTTGTTTTCCCTTGCCTCCATTGCTACGGTATCCGCATGCATTTTTCTTTTCTGCCTGTTTTTTTCCATTGTTATAAATGTTCAGCATGTGATTAAGAATACAGAGGGCACCGTTGGAATTACCGTATTTTTTGAAGCCGGACTTGATAAGAATAAAATAACGGCAATCGGTAATCAGATTAAAGCCAGGGAAGAAGTAAAGGAAGTAAAGTTCATTTCCGCAGAGGAAGCCTGGGCGGAAGCAAAAGAAGCGTATTTTGGTGATATGCAGGATCTGGCAGAAGGGTTTGAGGAAGATAATCCTCTGGCCAATTCATCCTCTTATACCGTATACTTAAAAGATTTGGTAGATCAGGATAAAGTTGTGGACTGGTTAAAAGGCATTGAAGGAGTAAGAAAAGTCAATTACTCCAGAACCGCTGCAGAGGGCATGAATAGCTTAAATAAGGTCATTGGAGTGCTTTCCATGCTGATCATCGGCATTTTACTTGCGGTAGCTATTTTCCTTATCAGCAATACCATATCTGTGGCTGCTGCTTTCCGTAAGAATGAAAATCACATCATGAAGCTGATAGGAGCCACGGATTATATGATACGGGCCCCCTTTGTAGTGGAAGGTGTTATCATAGGCCTGATTGGAGCCTCCATTCCTCTCATTGCCATTTATTTTCTATACCGTTCTACGGTTGAGTATGTTGTTACAAAGTTCAGCATTTTATCGGGACTGTTTCAGTTTCTCCCGGTGGAGGCAATATTCCCGTACATGGCGGTAACTGCCCTGTCCTTGGGACTGGGTATTGGTTTCTTTGTAAGCTTCTTTACCATTAGAAAGCATTTAAAAGTGTAA
- a CDS encoding murein hydrolase activator EnvC family protein gives MNFKKRLFAAGLCSLMAVSCIFPSYATKTEMDEAKKKASSLEEEKKEIETTLKELEGLEQDAASYIKNLDTSLDSLNKQVNALQSQMSAKEEEIKAASEELEAAKTTVSRQYEDMKLRIQYMYEKGETSYIDLLFKSGDLTQLFNRAEYISSIVAYDRRMLENYKRSKEEVEQREQVLLAEREELAAFEAATSKKQQEVESLISKKNADLAVYQNKINDGRNSLKELNQDIAEQEKRIEAMEAEIRKKEEEARKAAQKAGKTYNTVAIGNIKFIWPCPSSSKITSGFGDRDSPTEGASTNHKGIDVSAPTGSDIVAAASGTVTISTYSYSAGNYIMIHHGGGVYTVYMHCSELLVSAGQEVSQGQVIAKVGSTGYSTGPHLHFGIRVDGSYVNPAKYVSP, from the coding sequence ATGAATTTTAAAAAGAGGCTGTTTGCAGCAGGACTATGCAGTTTGATGGCAGTATCATGCATATTTCCTTCTTATGCGACTAAAACTGAGATGGATGAGGCAAAGAAAAAGGCCTCTTCTTTGGAAGAAGAAAAGAAGGAAATAGAAACAACCTTAAAGGAGCTGGAAGGGTTAGAGCAGGATGCTGCCAGTTACATAAAAAACCTTGACACCAGCCTTGATTCATTAAACAAACAGGTAAATGCACTGCAGTCCCAGATGAGTGCAAAGGAAGAAGAGATAAAAGCAGCCAGTGAGGAACTGGAAGCTGCAAAGACGACGGTCTCTCGCCAATATGAGGATATGAAGCTGAGAATTCAATATATGTATGAAAAGGGTGAGACAAGCTATATTGACTTATTATTTAAGTCTGGCGATCTCACCCAGCTTTTTAACCGGGCGGAATATATCAGCAGCATTGTCGCATATGATAGGAGAATGCTGGAGAACTACAAAAGATCGAAAGAAGAGGTAGAGCAGCGGGAACAGGTACTTTTGGCAGAGCGGGAGGAGCTGGCCGCCTTTGAGGCAGCAACCAGCAAAAAACAGCAGGAGGTAGAAAGCCTCATCAGTAAGAAAAATGCTGACCTTGCCGTTTACCAAAATAAGATCAATGACGGCAGAAATAGTTTAAAAGAGCTCAACCAGGATATCGCAGAACAGGAAAAGCGCATCGAAGCTATGGAGGCAGAGATCCGTAAAAAGGAAGAAGAAGCGCGTAAAGCAGCCCAGAAAGCAGGAAAAACGTATAATACGGTTGCGATCGGGAATATTAAGTTTATATGGCCCTGCCCTTCTTCAAGCAAGATTACCTCTGGCTTTGGTGACAGAGATTCCCCGACAGAGGGTGCATCTACCAATCATAAGGGAATTGATGTGAGCGCACCAACGGGAAGCGACATCGTAGCGGCGGCGTCTGGTACAGTTACCATATCTACATACAGTTATTCTGCCGGCAACTATATCATGATACATCATGGCGGCGGTGTTTATACCGTCTATATGCACTGTTCGGAGCTTTTGGTGTCCGCAGGGCAAGAGGTATCTCAGGGGCAGGTAATTGCAAAAGTGGGTTCTACCGGATATTCTACCGGGCCTCACCTCCATTTTGGAATCAGGGTAGATGGAAGCTATGTAAATCCGGCGAAATACGTTAGCCCATAA
- a CDS encoding S41 family peptidase: protein MESKNKFWKGALVGALLTALAGLVIVGMSLGIFLIGKAAIDGNGQTAESAQTENQQGNLDLNQITSKIQTIQAVIDKYYLFDEDTSDVEDWIYKGMLSGLGDPYTVYYTADEYNKLKEDTSGEYCGIGVMVSQSAETGIITITKVFEGTPGAQAGILPGDLLYKVGDQEVTGMDLELVVKDHIKGEEGTPVTITVLRKDTGKYIDMTMERRQITVPTVEHEMLADKVGYISVSQFDSVTADQFKAAIDDLEKQGMKKLVVDLRNNPGGIVDSVVSMLDYILPDNLEIKGDPNLVRKKKDKTLLVYMADKNGKGEQYYAKDGHQIDVPMAVLVNGQSASASEVFSGALKDYGRAKLVGTKTFGKGIVQTLFPLDKGTAIKMTVAHYYTPNGFDLHKKGLEPDVPVELKEELKTKIKIEHEEDNQLMEAIKALK from the coding sequence GTGGAGAGTAAAAATAAATTTTGGAAGGGTGCCCTGGTCGGGGCACTGTTAACTGCATTAGCAGGCCTCGTGATCGTAGGAATGTCCCTGGGAATATTTCTGATTGGGAAAGCTGCAATTGATGGAAATGGACAGACTGCGGAATCAGCCCAGACAGAAAATCAGCAGGGAAATTTAGACTTAAATCAGATTACTTCCAAGATACAGACGATTCAGGCAGTAATAGACAAATATTATCTATTTGACGAAGACACCAGCGATGTGGAAGACTGGATCTATAAGGGGATGTTAAGTGGACTTGGCGATCCTTATACGGTTTATTACACCGCTGACGAATATAATAAGCTAAAGGAGGATACGTCCGGAGAATATTGTGGAATTGGAGTCATGGTCAGCCAGAGTGCTGAAACTGGCATTATCACCATAACCAAGGTATTTGAAGGAACTCCAGGCGCCCAGGCAGGTATTTTGCCGGGAGATCTTCTTTATAAGGTGGGAGATCAGGAAGTAACAGGCATGGATTTAGAGCTTGTAGTCAAGGATCACATTAAAGGGGAAGAAGGAACACCGGTCACCATTACTGTTCTCCGTAAAGATACAGGGAAATACATTGATATGACAATGGAGCGCCGGCAGATTACCGTTCCTACGGTTGAGCATGAAATGCTTGCTGATAAAGTAGGATATATTTCCGTAAGCCAGTTCGATTCAGTGACAGCCGACCAGTTCAAGGCTGCCATTGATGACCTAGAAAAACAGGGAATGAAAAAGCTGGTGGTGGACTTAAGAAATAATCCAGGAGGAATTGTGGACTCTGTAGTTTCCATGTTGGATTATATTCTTCCTGACAATCTGGAAATTAAGGGAGATCCAAACCTTGTAAGAAAGAAGAAGGATAAGACACTTCTTGTTTATATGGCTGATAAAAATGGCAAGGGCGAGCAGTATTATGCCAAGGACGGCCACCAGATCGATGTACCGATGGCTGTTTTAGTCAATGGTCAGTCAGCCAGTGCTTCCGAGGTATTTTCCGGTGCATTAAAGGATTATGGAAGAGCCAAACTGGTGGGAACAAAGACGTTTGGTAAGGGAATTGTGCAGACATTATTCCCTCTGGATAAAGGAACTGCCATTAAGATGACAGTTGCTCATTATTATACACCCAATGGTTTTGATCTTCACAAAAAGGGCTTAGAGCCTGATGTACCTGTGGAATTAAAGGAAGAATTAAAGACCAAGATTAAAATTGAGCATGAGGAAGATAACCAGCTTATGGAAGCCATCAAAGCTCTGAAATAA
- the uvrB gene encoding excinuclease ABC subunit UvrB, which translates to MEFKLHSEYAPTGDQPQAIEKLVKGFEEGNQFQTLLGVTGSGKTFTMANVIQRIQKPTLIIAHNKTLAAQLYGEFKEFFPENAVEYFVSYYDYYQPEAYVPSTDTYIEKDSAINDEIDKLRHSATAALSEREDVIIVASVSCIYGLGSPIDYKEMVISLRPGMIKDRDEVIHKLIEIQYDRNDMDFRRGTFRVRGDVLEVFPAYSGSEAYRIEFFGDEVERITEIDTLTGEIRAELGHIAIFPASHYVVSRDKMERAAEAILLELKEQVSHFKSEDKLLEAQRISERTNFDVEMMKETGFCSGIENYSRHLTGSQEGEPPCTLIDYFSDDFLIMIDESHITLPQVRGMYAGDRSRKTTLVNYGFRLPSALDNRPLNFQEFESKINQMLFVSATPSVYEAEHELLRVEQIIRPTGLLDPEIDVRPVEGQIDDLVSEVNKEIAKKNKILITTLTKRMAEDLTDYMREIGIRIKYLHSDIDTLERSEIIRDMRLDVFDVLVGINLLREGLDIPEITLVAILDADKEGFLRSETSLIQTVGRAARNSEGHVIMYADHITDSMRVAIEETNRRRAIQQQYNEEHGITPTTIKKSVRDLIAISKAAIEDEKDFKKDPESMDAKELEKLSKELTKKMHQAAAELNFEEAAKLRDRMVQIKKMLQEIDD; encoded by the coding sequence ATGGAGTTTAAACTACATTCAGAATATGCCCCTACTGGTGACCAGCCGCAGGCCATTGAAAAGCTGGTAAAAGGATTTGAGGAGGGCAATCAGTTTCAGACATTGCTTGGTGTTACAGGCTCAGGTAAGACGTTTACCATGGCCAATGTCATTCAAAGAATTCAGAAGCCAACTCTGATTATTGCCCATAATAAGACTCTGGCGGCACAGCTGTATGGAGAATTCAAGGAGTTCTTCCCGGAAAATGCAGTGGAGTATTTTGTATCTTATTATGATTATTATCAGCCGGAAGCTTATGTTCCTTCTACAGATACCTACATCGAAAAGGATTCTGCCATTAACGATGAGATTGATAAGCTGCGACATTCCGCAACAGCGGCTCTTTCTGAGCGGGAGGATGTAATTATTGTTGCTTCCGTGTCCTGTATTTATGGTCTTGGAAGCCCCATCGATTATAAGGAGATGGTTATTTCTTTAAGACCTGGAATGATAAAGGATCGGGATGAGGTAATTCATAAGCTGATTGAAATCCAATATGACAGGAATGATATGGATTTCAGGCGCGGTACCTTCCGGGTGAGGGGAGATGTTTTGGAGGTTTTCCCAGCTTATTCGGGAAGTGAAGCATACCGCATAGAATTTTTCGGAGACGAAGTGGAGAGAATCACGGAAATTGATACTCTAACGGGAGAGATCCGGGCAGAGCTTGGTCATATCGCTATCTTTCCTGCCTCTCATTATGTAGTCTCCAGGGATAAGATGGAGCGTGCTGCGGAAGCGATTCTTTTAGAGCTTAAAGAGCAGGTTTCTCATTTTAAAAGTGAAGACAAGCTGTTAGAAGCTCAGAGAATTTCGGAACGGACCAATTTTGATGTGGAGATGATGAAGGAAACTGGTTTCTGTTCCGGAATTGAGAACTATTCCAGACATTTGACGGGAAGTCAGGAGGGAGAGCCACCCTGTACCCTGATTGACTATTTCTCCGATGATTTCCTGATTATGATTGATGAATCCCATATTACACTTCCTCAGGTCAGAGGAATGTATGCAGGAGACCGGTCCAGGAAGACCACTCTTGTCAATTATGGCTTCCGGCTTCCTTCTGCTTTGGATAACCGCCCTCTTAATTTTCAGGAGTTTGAATCAAAAATCAATCAGATGCTGTTTGTATCGGCGACTCCTTCTGTTTATGAGGCAGAGCATGAATTATTGCGGGTGGAGCAGATCATACGTCCTACCGGACTTTTGGATCCGGAAATCGATGTTAGACCGGTGGAAGGCCAGATTGATGATCTTGTATCTGAGGTCAACAAGGAAATTGCGAAGAAGAACAAGATACTCATTACCACGCTGACCAAACGTATGGCAGAAGATTTGACTGATTATATGAGGGAAATTGGCATTCGGATAAAGTACCTCCACTCGGATATTGATACCTTGGAGCGTTCGGAAATCATTCGGGATATGCGTCTTGATGTGTTTGATGTTCTGGTTGGAATCAACCTTCTAAGAGAAGGACTCGATATTCCTGAAATTACTCTGGTTGCCATTCTTGATGCAGATAAAGAGGGATTCCTGCGCTCGGAAACCTCACTCATTCAGACCGTTGGACGTGCGGCCAGAAACTCGGAAGGCCATGTCATCATGTATGCGGACCACATTACCGATTCCATGCGTGTGGCAATTGAAGAGACCAACCGAAGAAGGGCAATCCAGCAGCAGTATAATGAAGAACATGGAATTACTCCAACTACCATTAAAAAATCCGTCCGGGATCTCATTGCCATTTCAAAAGCTGCGATTGAAGATGAGAAGGACTTTAAGAAAGATCCGGAGTCTATGGATGCCAAGGAACTGGAGAAGCTTTCCAAGGAGCTCACCAAAAAGATGCATCAGGCTGCTGCAGAGTTAAACTTCGAGGAGGCGGCAAAGCTGCGTGACCGAATGGTTCAGATAAAGAAGATGCTTCAGGAGATTGATGACTAA
- a CDS encoding FeoA family protein produces MKLHEGEIGKTYIVYSVMVKDAITRRLEALGVTELTPITLMNKKGSGTVIIKVRGTRLALGRKISEGIEIREAASHE; encoded by the coding sequence ATGAAGCTGCATGAAGGAGAAATTGGGAAGACATATATTGTGTACAGCGTTATGGTTAAGGATGCGATTACGAGGCGGCTGGAAGCCCTGGGGGTCACGGAGCTGACACCCATAACTCTGATGAATAAAAAGGGAAGCGGTACTGTAATTATTAAGGTAAGGGGTACCAGGCTTGCACTGGGTAGAAAGATATCAGAGGGAATTGAAATAAGGGAGGCAGCCAGCCATGAATGA
- a CDS encoding threonine/serine exporter family protein, giving the protein MNDKLLVETAVLAGEIMLISGAEIFRVENTIDHILRKAGRETSEAIVFSTGIFASLNDPSIEAITVARRVTGRSTNLNRVYLVNDVSRKLCEDRITVEEAYRKLKEIRTTMQYSRWLKDAGIVGVSVFFTLLLGGGGRDFLAAAITGAVLAVAMEVSSRLKLNDFCMNGISAFLIAFTALSVEKLLLPGIRSDIIIIGAIMPLVPGVIFTTAIRDTLNGDYASGTARMMEAVVIALSVAAGVGAGIRLFQFMGGQLW; this is encoded by the coding sequence ATGAATGATAAACTGCTTGTGGAAACTGCCGTACTGGCAGGTGAAATTATGTTGATAAGCGGTGCGGAAATTTTCCGTGTGGAAAATACCATTGACCATATTTTGAGAAAAGCGGGGCGGGAGACGTCTGAGGCAATTGTTTTTTCTACAGGTATTTTTGCTTCTCTCAATGACCCTTCCATTGAGGCAATTACAGTTGCCAGGAGAGTGACTGGGAGATCCACCAACTTAAACAGAGTGTATCTGGTAAATGATGTATCAAGAAAGCTATGTGAAGACCGAATTACGGTGGAAGAAGCATATAGGAAACTGAAAGAAATTCGAACCACGATGCAGTATAGCAGATGGCTAAAGGATGCGGGTATTGTTGGGGTCTCTGTATTTTTTACTCTGTTGCTGGGAGGAGGAGGCAGGGACTTTTTAGCAGCAGCCATAACCGGAGCGGTTCTTGCTGTTGCGATGGAGGTATCCAGCCGTCTTAAGCTCAATGATTTTTGCATGAATGGAATCAGCGCATTTTTAATTGCATTTACTGCTTTGTCCGTGGAAAAGCTCCTGCTGCCAGGAATCAGAAGTGATATCATTATTATTGGAGCCATAATGCCATTGGTTCCAGGGGTTATATTTACCACTGCGATTCGGGATACCTTAAATGGAGACTATGCTTCAGGAACAGCCAGAATGATGGAGGCAGTGGTCATCGCGCTTTCCGTGGCAGCAGGGGTAGGTGCTGGAATCAGGCTCTTTCAGTTTATGGGAGGACAACTATGGTAA